A genomic region of Glycine max cultivar Williams 82 chromosome 15, Glycine_max_v4.0, whole genome shotgun sequence contains the following coding sequences:
- the LOC100787468 gene encoding phosphatidylglycerophosphate phosphatase PTPMT2 isoform X1, with amino-acid sequence MKIEELDDGECSRDEEEKCQRQIVSIDAKRALVGAGAWILFYPTLLYNVLRNQIEVEFRWWDHIDEFLLLGTVPFPKDVPHLNKVGVGGVITLNEPYETLVQLYQAHGIDHLVIPTRDYLYAPSFVDINRAVHTYVFPYLCFSG; translated from the exons ATGAAGATTGAGGAATTGGATGATGGAGAGTGTAGTAGGGACGAGGAAGAGAAGTGTCAGAGGCAGATTGTGAGCATTGATGCAAAGAGAGCGTTGGTTGGAGCAGGTGCTTGGATCTTGTTCTACCCCACACTCTTGTATAATGTGCTTCGTAACCAGATTGAAGTTGAGTTTAGGTGGTGGGATCATATTGACGAG tttttgttACTGGGCACTGTTCCATTCCCCAAAGATGTTCCTCACTTGAATAAGGTTGGTGTGGGTGGTGTGATTACTCTCAATGAGCCCTACGAAACCTTGGTGCAGTTGTATCAG GCTCACGGGATTGATCATTTGGTGATTCCCACCAGGGATTATCTCTATGCCCCCTCCTTCGTGGATATCAATCGAGCTGTGCATACTTATGTTTTTCCATACTTATGTTTTTCAG GCTAA
- the LOC100787468 gene encoding phosphatidylglycerophosphate phosphatase PTPMT2 isoform X2, which produces MKIEELDDGECSRDEEEKCQRQIVSIDAKRALVGAGAWILFYPTLLYNVLRNQIEVEFRWWDHIDEFLLLGTVPFPKDVPHLNKVGVGGVITLNEPYETLVQLYQAHGIDHLVIPTRDYLYAPSFVDINRAVHTYVFPYLCFSG; this is translated from the exons ATGAAGATTGAGGAATTGGATGATGGAGAGTGTAGTAGGGACGAGGAAGAGAAGTGTCAGAGGCAGATTGTGAGCATTGATGCAAAGAGAGCGTTGGTTGGAGCAGGTGCTTGGATCTTGTTCTACCCCACACTCTTGTATAATGTGCTTCGTAACCAGATTGAAGTTGAGTTTAGGTGGTGGGATCATATTGACGAG tttttgttACTGGGCACTGTTCCATTCCCCAAAGATGTTCCTCACTTGAATAAGGTTGGTGTGGGTGGTGTGATTACTCTCAATGAGCCCTACGAAACCTTGGTGCAGTTGTATCAG GCTCACGGGATTGATCATTTGGTGATTCCCACCAGGGATTATCTCTATGCCCCCTCCTTCGTGGATATCAATCGAGCTGTGCATACTTATGTTTTTCCATACTTATGTTTTTCAGGTTGA
- the LOC100790662 gene encoding uncharacterized protein, which translates to MASNTTMVDERAGAEIVYGAEECHRSSMELLEELGFPKGVMPLKDLVECGRVRETGFIWMKQKAPSQHFFEATKTLVSYAAEVTAYVEKFKMKKMNGIKSKQVFIWVPIAEMSIDGDNGKKILFKTPMGLGKSYPATAFMTIEEKEKNLQLQGKEEIKDI; encoded by the coding sequence ATGGCAAGCAACACCACCATGGTAGACGAGCGTGCAGGGGCGGAGATCGTGTATGGCGCGGAGGAATGCCACCGCAGCTCCATGGAGCTCCTGGAAGAGCTTGGATTCCCCAAAGGGGTGATGCCATTGAAGGACCTTGTGGAGTGCGGCCGGGTTCGCGAAACGGGGTTCATTTGGATGAAGCAGAAGGCGCCAAGCCAGCACTTCTTCGAGGCAACCAAGACCCTCGTGAGCTACGCGGCGGAGGTCACCGCCTATGTGGAAAAGTtcaagatgaagaagatgaatggcatCAAGAGCAAGCAAGTGTTCATTTGGGTGCCAATTGCTGAGATGAGCATTGATGGGGACAATGGGAAAAAGATACTCTTCAAGACCCCTATGGGGCTTGGTAAGTCCTATCCTGCCACAGCCTTTATGACCATagaggagaaggaaaagaaCCTGCAGCTTCAGGGTAAGGAAGAGATCAAAGATATATGA